From Rhodanobacteraceae bacterium, the proteins below share one genomic window:
- a CDS encoding Oar protein, with product MKSKSRRASRRNNLFRRKALAIAIGSAALGITAAAWGQAVNGTIYGTVPVAPGETIQIVGGAGFNRTITVGPSGKYSITLPVGTYTVSLLQDGKVVQSRSGVSPVAAGAVAVDFAGSANAVQTLGAVNVTANRIPAIDVTTTNQVTTITSKQLQQLPLQRTAEDIAMLAPGVGMGSPELVGGPLGTPINVFGGASTAENAYYVDGMNTTEMLNNQGGITLPYGAIEQQQTFISGYDARYGRSIGGVINQIGKSGSNEWHFGARASWQPASWRSDPVNYYFNNPLVTDEPGYMPGDIAVYRKDNSSSETIYDAYASGPIIKDKLFFFVGAEQDNSSYKTTGEFGGTPLRENFTVHDPKLYAKLDWNINDSNILTVTGLQNEHKVWGDLYDFDYDTLKPGNFEGQDQINKTAFRMWVANYTSYITDNLTLNAMLGKVHGEYYTQLPVESPLPYIANTSFQDPRLVPPGGYGNAQPSSTVAFPGHSESVMNYRVSLDYKWDTHDFQVGIDNINSWDLLDGSVNTGPGYQWIYGKSDPGAPIMNSDPNAPPYVGPSTQCYNGTCYYVQQHVDISTASMRVAQHAAYVMDNWQVTPNLLLNLGLRDDSFVNYDASGEPYIRATKPQWAPRLGFSWDVHGDSTLKVFGNAGRYFLALPTQVALSIAAPVTNAGVYYTYTGIDPETGEPTGLTAIPQNPAPPHGVSIDSEYGQAKDPRISASQNIKNEFSDNYVLGMQQQFNMLGTNWVFGATATYQKMSRIIDDFDDEQIECAAGRAQGYAWMTTQNCPDFAQSLVLINPGVTQNILMKAPDGSLVPVTLTAADQQFPRGPTRKYYSLDLSLSHEWDGKWFAKFDYVWAQTIGNTEGPVSTYSQQSGSYESITTAWDFPLRMDNSYGFLPNDRRNTFKIYGAYAINKDWTIGGNLYIASGTPRLCRGHYGPDQQAGSGTYYWCGGVPVPPGSIGRLPWTHQLSLNVDYKPKWADHKLDFNFAIFNVFNEQTPVFYNDFFGTTSSPNEDYGRVQDTRSPRYARFSVSYDF from the coding sequence ATGAAGAGCAAGTCCCGGCGCGCGTCGCGCCGCAACAACCTTTTCCGGCGCAAGGCGCTCGCCATCGCGATCGGTTCGGCTGCACTCGGCATCACCGCCGCGGCCTGGGGCCAGGCGGTCAACGGCACGATCTACGGCACGGTCCCCGTGGCGCCGGGCGAGACCATCCAGATCGTCGGTGGCGCGGGTTTCAACCGCACCATCACGGTCGGGCCATCCGGAAAATATTCGATCACCCTGCCCGTCGGCACCTACACGGTGTCGCTGCTGCAGGACGGCAAGGTCGTGCAGAGCCGCAGCGGCGTCAGCCCGGTGGCGGCCGGCGCGGTGGCGGTCGATTTCGCGGGATCGGCGAACGCGGTGCAGACACTCGGCGCCGTCAACGTCACCGCCAACCGGATTCCCGCCATCGACGTGACAACGACCAACCAGGTCACCACGATCACGTCGAAGCAGTTGCAGCAGTTGCCGCTGCAGCGCACCGCCGAAGACATCGCGATGCTGGCGCCCGGCGTCGGCATGGGTTCGCCGGAACTGGTCGGTGGCCCGCTGGGCACGCCCATCAATGTGTTCGGCGGCGCCTCGACGGCGGAGAACGCGTATTACGTCGACGGCATGAACACCACCGAGATGCTCAACAACCAGGGCGGCATTACCTTGCCCTACGGCGCCATCGAACAGCAGCAGACGTTCATCAGCGGCTACGACGCGCGCTACGGCCGCTCGATCGGCGGCGTGATCAACCAGATCGGCAAGAGCGGCTCCAACGAGTGGCACTTCGGCGCGCGCGCCTCGTGGCAGCCGGCGAGCTGGCGCTCGGATCCGGTCAACTACTACTTCAACAATCCCCTGGTGACGGATGAACCCGGTTACATGCCCGGGGACATCGCCGTGTACCGCAAGGACAACAGCAGCAGCGAGACGATCTACGACGCCTATGCCAGCGGCCCGATCATCAAGGACAAGTTGTTCTTCTTCGTGGGCGCGGAGCAGGACAACAGCAGCTACAAGACGACCGGCGAGTTCGGCGGCACACCCCTGAGGGAAAACTTCACCGTCCACGACCCGAAGCTGTACGCGAAGCTGGACTGGAACATCAACGACAGCAACATCCTTACCGTGACCGGGTTGCAGAACGAGCACAAGGTGTGGGGCGATCTTTACGATTTCGACTATGACACCTTGAAACCCGGCAATTTCGAGGGCCAGGACCAGATCAACAAGACGGCTTTCAGGATGTGGGTGGCCAACTACACGTCCTACATCACCGACAACCTGACCCTCAACGCGATGCTGGGCAAGGTGCACGGCGAGTACTACACGCAGCTTCCCGTCGAATCACCGCTGCCGTACATTGCAAACACTTCGTTCCAGGATCCCCGGCTCGTGCCGCCGGGCGGCTATGGCAACGCGCAACCCAGCTCGACGGTCGCCTTTCCCGGGCACAGCGAATCGGTGATGAACTACCGGGTGAGTCTCGACTACAAATGGGACACGCACGACTTCCAGGTCGGCATCGACAACATCAACTCCTGGGATCTTCTCGACGGTTCCGTCAATACCGGACCGGGTTACCAGTGGATTTACGGCAAGAGCGATCCCGGCGCGCCGATCATGAACAGCGATCCAAACGCCCCGCCGTACGTTGGCCCGTCGACCCAGTGCTACAACGGTACCTGTTACTACGTGCAGCAGCACGTCGATATCAGTACTGCCTCGATGCGCGTCGCCCAGCATGCCGCGTATGTGATGGACAACTGGCAGGTCACGCCCAATCTGCTGCTGAACCTGGGCCTGCGCGACGATTCGTTCGTCAACTACGACGCGTCGGGCGAGCCTTACATCCGCGCAACCAAGCCCCAATGGGCACCGCGCCTGGGCTTCAGCTGGGACGTGCACGGCGATTCCACCCTGAAGGTATTCGGCAACGCGGGACGCTACTTCCTGGCACTGCCGACGCAGGTGGCGCTGTCGATTGCCGCGCCCGTGACGAACGCGGGCGTGTACTACACGTACACCGGCATCGATCCGGAAACGGGTGAGCCGACCGGACTCACCGCGATACCGCAGAATCCGGCGCCCCCGCACGGCGTCTCGATCGACAGCGAATACGGCCAGGCGAAGGACCCGCGCATTTCCGCATCGCAGAACATCAAGAACGAGTTCTCCGACAACTACGTGCTGGGCATGCAGCAACAGTTCAACATGCTGGGCACGAACTGGGTGTTCGGCGCCACCGCCACCTACCAGAAGATGAGCCGCATCATCGACGATTTCGATGACGAGCAGATCGAATGTGCCGCCGGCCGCGCGCAGGGCTATGCCTGGATGACCACGCAGAATTGCCCGGATTTTGCGCAAAGCCTGGTCCTGATCAACCCGGGGGTGACGCAGAACATCCTGATGAAGGCGCCGGACGGCAGCCTGGTTCCGGTGACCCTCACGGCTGCGGACCAGCAGTTCCCGCGCGGGCCGACCCGCAAGTACTACTCGCTGGATCTTTCGCTTTCGCACGAGTGGGACGGCAAGTGGTTCGCCAAGTTCGACTACGTGTGGGCCCAGACTATCGGCAATACGGAAGGCCCGGTCAGCACCTACTCGCAGCAGAGCGGCTCGTACGAATCGATCACGACCGCGTGGGACTTCCCGTTGCGAATGGACAACTCGTACGGCTTCCTGCCCAACGATCGCCGCAACACGTTCAAGATCTATGGCGCGTATGCGATCAACAAGGACTGGACCATCGGCGGCAACCTGTATATCGCATCGGGCACACCGCGCCTGTGTCGCGGCCATTACGGGCCGGATCAGCAGGCGGGTTCGGGCACCTATTACTGGTGCGGCGGCGTGCCCGTGCCGCCGGGTTCGATCGGCCGCTTGCCGTGGACCCATCAGTTGAGCCTCAACGTGGATTACAAACCGAAGTGGGCCGACCACAAGCTCGACTTCAATTTCGCCATATTCAATGTCTTCAACGAACAGACACCGGTGTTCTACAACGACTTCTTCGGAACCACCAGCAGCCCGAACGAAGACTACGGACGCGTCCAGGACACGCGATCGCCGCGCTACGCCAGGTTCTCGGTTTCGTACGATTTCTGA
- a CDS encoding PDZ domain family protein has protein sequence MKRLSWFSCALVLVASMSCFAAQVPGQVTLTVSLPDPGQKVLYVHEVMPVEPGALTLYYPKWIPGDHSPDGPIGDIMGLEFSGKGQRIAWQRDELDRFTFHLTVPQGVHQLDISFQFPSSDRVTRNLIDLTWDHVSLYRAGTPTKDQMFQPSLVIPADWHYGSALQTEKRDGKQITFGPVPYNTLVDSPVIAGRYFREIDLTPKGSPVHRYLDMVGDSAAAIAITDQQSAGFHHLIEQAQALFHSHHYDSYHLLLVLSDHTAKGGLEHHQSSDDKARSGSKMFADPAHFMLDGSLLPHEYTHSWNGKFMRPAGLWQPDFEQPEKPKLLWVYEGLTVYLGDTLTVRSGLWSPETWRDVVAYRAARMAHRTGRAWRPLIDTTVAVDYGAPEAWSNWRRQNDFYPEGELLWLAVDMKIRDLSHGKRDIDDFARAFFGIDNGSFVTHTYDFDDVVKALDKIQPYDWATFLHTWVDGTDDQVPLLSGIEASGWKLVYTDKPSAYESALENVGMGELEGRGINAMFSVGLFLGTDGEIEDVLWQGPAFKAGLAPGMQMVSVDGHAYSAQVLHDAIAAAQKSKQPLQIQARSDGAVATYTVHYDGGLKYPHLVREQGKPDYLKPLLAPKPVGNEP, from the coding sequence ATGAAGCGGTTGTCATGGTTTTCGTGCGCGTTGGTGCTCGTCGCATCCATGTCGTGCTTCGCCGCGCAGGTGCCGGGCCAGGTCACCTTGACGGTGAGCCTGCCCGATCCCGGCCAGAAGGTCCTGTACGTCCACGAAGTAATGCCGGTCGAACCGGGCGCGCTGACGCTGTATTACCCGAAGTGGATTCCCGGCGATCATTCACCGGACGGCCCCATCGGAGACATCATGGGCCTCGAGTTCTCAGGCAAAGGGCAGCGCATTGCGTGGCAGCGCGACGAGCTGGATCGTTTCACGTTCCATCTGACGGTGCCCCAAGGCGTGCACCAGCTCGACATCAGCTTCCAGTTTCCTTCGAGCGACCGCGTGACTCGCAATCTCATCGACCTCACATGGGACCACGTTTCGCTGTACCGCGCGGGCACGCCGACCAAGGATCAGATGTTCCAGCCGTCGCTGGTGATCCCGGCAGACTGGCATTACGGCAGCGCGCTGCAGACCGAGAAGCGCGACGGCAAGCAGATCACCTTCGGGCCGGTGCCGTACAACACGCTGGTCGATTCGCCGGTGATCGCCGGCAGGTATTTCCGCGAGATCGACCTGACCCCGAAGGGCTCGCCGGTGCACCGCTACCTCGACATGGTGGGCGACAGCGCCGCCGCGATCGCGATCACGGATCAGCAAAGCGCGGGCTTCCATCACCTGATCGAGCAGGCGCAGGCGCTGTTCCATTCGCACCATTACGACAGTTACCACCTGCTGCTGGTCTTGAGCGACCACACCGCCAAGGGTGGTCTCGAACACCACCAGTCCAGCGACGACAAGGCCCGCAGCGGCTCGAAAATGTTCGCCGATCCCGCGCATTTCATGCTCGACGGCTCGCTGCTGCCGCACGAATACACGCATTCGTGGAACGGCAAGTTCATGCGGCCGGCGGGCTTGTGGCAACCCGATTTCGAGCAGCCCGAAAAACCGAAGTTGCTGTGGGTGTACGAAGGGCTGACGGTGTACCTCGGCGACACGCTCACTGTGCGCAGCGGCCTGTGGTCGCCGGAAACCTGGCGCGACGTGGTCGCTTACCGCGCGGCGCGGATGGCACACCGCACCGGCCGCGCATGGCGGCCGCTGATCGATACCACCGTTGCGGTCGATTACGGCGCGCCCGAAGCCTGGTCCAACTGGCGCCGCCAGAACGACTTCTATCCCGAAGGCGAACTGTTGTGGCTGGCGGTGGACATGAAGATTCGTGACCTGAGCCATGGCAAACGCGACATCGATGATTTCGCGCGCGCGTTCTTCGGCATCGACAACGGCAGCTTCGTCACGCACACCTACGATTTCGATGATGTCGTGAAGGCGCTCGACAAGATCCAGCCCTACGACTGGGCGACGTTCCTGCACACGTGGGTGGACGGCACGGACGACCAGGTGCCGCTGCTGTCCGGCATCGAGGCCAGCGGCTGGAAGCTGGTCTACACCGACAAACCTTCGGCCTACGAAAGCGCGCTGGAAAACGTCGGCATGGGCGAACTGGAAGGCCGCGGCATCAACGCGATGTTTTCCGTCGGCCTGTTCCTGGGCACGGATGGCGAGATCGAGGACGTGTTGTGGCAGGGACCGGCGTTCAAGGCGGGGCTCGCGCCCGGCATGCAGATGGTGTCGGTTGACGGCCATGCGTACAGCGCGCAGGTGTTGCACGACGCGATCGCCGCGGCGCAGAAGAGCAAACAGCCGTTGCAGATCCAGGCGCGCAGCGATGGTGCCGTTGCGACGTACACGGTGCACTACGACGGCGGCTTGAAGTATCCGCACCTCGTGCGCGAGCAGGGCAAGCCGGATTACCTGAAGCCGTTGCTTGCGCCCAAACCAGTGGGGAACGAGCCGTGA
- a CDS encoding aldehyde dehydrogenase: MPDVVVAEADSLPDLLARQREAFRQMPYPAWPQRAAWLKALRALLRDNDARICEAISADFGCRPPEESRLLELFPSLGAIDHTLRHARSWMRPRRRFAGFWFLPAHTEVMPQPLGVVGIIVPWNYPLYLAVGPLVDALAAGNRVLVKMSEYTPRFSALFAELIEKYFPAGEVRVVNGDAEVAATFAALPFDHLLFTGSTEVGRKVMRAAADNLTPVTLELGGKSPAIIGPGARFDHAAERIVYGKSVNAGQTCIAPDYVLLPRTRQQAFVERARAVFARMYPDFANGQYASIITPRQHARLLQLLDDAVASGAVAHPLADARDDAARLLPPILLIGVAADAEVMREEIFGPLLPLVPYDDLDDALDYVAARPHPLALYLFETDQEAVRRVLERVHAGGVAVNDTLYQIAQHHLPFGGMGPSGMGAYHGEDGFRTFSKMKPVFRQSRFAATALLNPPYGARFRRMLKLLLRR; this comes from the coding sequence ATGCCGGATGTCGTGGTTGCCGAAGCGGATTCGCTGCCGGACTTGCTCGCGCGCCAGCGTGAAGCCTTCCGGCAGATGCCATATCCCGCGTGGCCGCAACGCGCCGCCTGGCTGAAAGCGCTGCGCGCATTGTTGCGCGACAACGATGCGCGCATCTGTGAAGCGATCTCCGCGGATTTCGGTTGCCGTCCGCCGGAAGAAAGCCGCCTGCTGGAGTTGTTTCCGTCGCTGGGCGCGATCGATCATACGTTGAGGCACGCGCGCAGTTGGATGCGCCCGCGCCGCCGGTTCGCCGGCTTCTGGTTCCTGCCTGCGCACACGGAAGTGATGCCGCAGCCGCTTGGGGTGGTGGGCATCATCGTGCCGTGGAATTACCCGTTGTACCTCGCCGTCGGGCCGCTGGTCGATGCACTGGCCGCGGGCAATCGCGTGCTGGTGAAAATGAGCGAGTACACGCCGCGGTTCTCGGCGCTGTTCGCGGAGCTGATCGAAAAATATTTCCCCGCAGGCGAAGTGCGCGTCGTCAACGGCGACGCAGAAGTCGCCGCGACCTTCGCCGCGTTGCCGTTCGATCATCTGCTGTTCACCGGTTCAACCGAAGTGGGGCGCAAGGTGATGCGCGCGGCGGCGGACAACTTGACGCCGGTGACGCTGGAACTGGGCGGCAAGTCGCCGGCCATCATCGGACCCGGCGCGCGTTTCGACCACGCGGCCGAACGCATCGTCTACGGCAAGTCCGTCAACGCGGGGCAAACCTGCATCGCGCCCGATTACGTGCTGCTGCCGCGTACTCGGCAGCAGGCGTTCGTCGAGCGCGCACGTGCGGTGTTCGCGCGCATGTATCCCGATTTCGCCAATGGCCAATACGCCAGCATCATCACACCGCGCCAGCATGCGCGGTTGCTGCAATTGCTGGATGACGCAGTCGCGAGTGGTGCCGTCGCGCATCCGTTGGCAGATGCGCGCGACGATGCGGCGCGTCTGCTGCCACCGATATTGCTGATCGGTGTCGCCGCGGATGCCGAAGTGATGCGCGAGGAAATCTTCGGTCCGCTGCTGCCGCTGGTGCCGTACGACGATCTCGACGATGCACTCGACTACGTCGCCGCGCGGCCGCATCCGCTTGCGCTGTATCTGTTCGAGACGGACCAGGAGGCTGTGCGGCGCGTGCTCGAACGCGTCCATGCAGGTGGGGTCGCTGTCAACGACACGCTCTACCAGATCGCCCAGCACCACTTGCCATTCGGTGGCATGGGTCCGTCCGGCATGGGCGCGTATCACGGCGAAGACGGCTTCCGCACGTTCTCGAAAATGAAACCCGTGTTCCGGCAATCGCGCTTTGCGGCGACGGCGCTGTTGAATCCACCGTATGGCGCGCGTTTCCGGCGCATGCTGAAACTGCTGCTGCGCCGTTGA
- a CDS encoding Transcription-repair coupling factor, which yields MAVPLNLPPLPSKPGQQRDWREPAGSSLALLLCEAARRREGVLVAVTQDNRAARSLEDDLAFFAGELPVLHFPDWETLPYDLFAPHPQLVSQRIDTLYRLPAMHKGVLVVSIATLMQRLAPRTHIAGSGLSVARGEKLDLATEQRRLEACGYRNVPQVGEHGEFAVRGALLDIFPMGADEPYRIELFDDAVESIRAFDPETQRSLHQVDAVRLLPAREFPLTDEAMRAFRDRLRERFPIDVRRCPLYQDMKQGVTPGGIEYYLPLFFEQTETLFDYLGDDALFVLARGSLDAAEQFWKQAEARHDQRAHDIERPILPPMELYLPPQSLRERLNRVLRVDLVGSTDARATDTGTAAAPDFSASGAAAGGFPARLREWLDAHAEQRVLIAADSPGRREALLEQLAASGMKPDVADAWPAITVAQAPLCITVAPLERGFSLAQPALTIVTERELAGERARGERRRRQVAERDPEAILRDLTELEIGAPIVHVDHGVGRYLGLMALDVGGMPGEFLAIEYARGDKLYVPVAQLGLVSRYSGADDEHAPLHSLGSEAWDRAKRRAAEKVRDAAAELLAIHAQRAAKQGNAIDYDRAMLARFAEGFRFEETPDQLTAIDAVLADLAAPQPMDRVVCGDVGFGKTEVALRAAVATASAGKQVAVLVPTTLLAQQHYDNFTDRLADFPIKVELLSRFRAKSEVEGALKRLAEGKLDIVVGTHRLLQPDVKFRDLGLAIVDEEQRFGVRHKERLKQLRAEVDLLTLTATPIPRTLNMAMSGMRDLSIIATPPTARMAVKTLVAQYDPAMIREAFQRELGRGGQVYFLHNSIDTIQRTARELAELVPDARIRVAHGQMGAHELESVMLDFHRQRFNVLVCTTIIESGIDVPTANTIVIDRADRFGLAQLHQLRGRVGRSHHRAYAYLIVPDKKAMTADAEKRLMALESLEELGAGFTLATHDMEIRGAGELLGEAQSGQIEAIGFALYSELLERAVHALRSGKVPDFDLGGDSGTEVELHMPALISDDYLPDVHTRLTLYKRIAGARDDEALRDMQVEMIDRFGLLPQVTKNLFAIAALKLRAAALGIRKLDLGAAGGRIVFHEKPEVDPATIIRLIQTRPRIYKLDGQDKLRITLELPEPADRLRAAGELLETLSVKTKAA from the coding sequence ATGGCCGTTCCCTTGAATCTTCCGCCGCTGCCGTCGAAACCCGGCCAGCAACGCGACTGGCGCGAGCCCGCCGGCTCGTCGCTGGCGCTGCTGCTGTGCGAGGCCGCGCGCAGGCGCGAAGGCGTGCTGGTTGCGGTGACGCAGGACAACCGCGCGGCGCGTTCGCTGGAAGACGACCTTGCATTTTTCGCGGGCGAACTTCCGGTGCTGCACTTCCCGGATTGGGAAACCCTGCCCTACGACCTGTTCGCGCCGCACCCGCAGCTGGTGTCGCAGCGCATCGACACGTTGTATCGCCTGCCCGCCATGCACAAGGGCGTGCTGGTGGTTTCCATTGCCACGCTGATGCAGCGGCTCGCGCCGCGCACGCACATCGCGGGCAGCGGCTTGTCCGTCGCGCGCGGCGAGAAACTGGACCTTGCGACCGAACAACGGCGCCTCGAAGCCTGCGGCTACCGCAACGTGCCGCAGGTCGGCGAGCATGGCGAGTTCGCGGTGCGCGGCGCGCTGCTCGACATCTTCCCGATGGGCGCGGACGAACCGTACCGCATCGAGCTGTTCGACGACGCCGTCGAATCGATCCGCGCGTTCGACCCCGAAACGCAACGCTCGCTGCACCAGGTGGACGCGGTCAGGCTGCTCCCCGCACGCGAGTTCCCGCTGACCGACGAAGCGATGCGCGCCTTCCGCGATCGCCTGCGCGAGCGCTTCCCGATCGACGTGCGCCGCTGCCCGCTCTACCAGGACATGAAACAGGGCGTGACGCCCGGCGGCATCGAGTACTACCTGCCGCTGTTTTTCGAACAGACCGAAACGCTGTTCGACTATCTGGGCGACGATGCGTTGTTCGTGCTGGCGCGTGGTTCGCTCGACGCCGCCGAGCAGTTCTGGAAGCAAGCCGAGGCCCGCCACGACCAGCGCGCGCACGACATCGAGCGGCCGATCCTGCCGCCGATGGAGTTGTACCTGCCGCCGCAATCACTGCGCGAACGCCTGAACCGCGTACTGCGCGTCGATCTGGTCGGCAGCACCGACGCGCGCGCGACCGATACCGGCACCGCGGCGGCGCCGGATTTTTCGGCCAGCGGTGCCGCGGCGGGTGGGTTTCCCGCGCGGCTGCGGGAATGGCTGGATGCGCATGCCGAGCAGCGCGTGTTGATTGCCGCGGATTCGCCGGGCCGCCGGGAAGCTTTGCTCGAACAGCTTGCCGCGTCCGGGATGAAACCGGACGTCGCGGATGCCTGGCCTGCGATCACCGTCGCACAGGCACCGCTTTGCATCACCGTTGCGCCGCTCGAACGCGGCTTCTCGCTTGCGCAACCAGCCTTGACGATCGTCACCGAACGCGAGCTCGCCGGCGAACGCGCGCGTGGCGAGCGCCGCCGACGGCAAGTCGCAGAACGCGATCCCGAAGCGATCCTGCGCGACCTGACCGAACTCGAAATCGGCGCGCCCATCGTGCACGTCGATCACGGTGTCGGCCGTTACCTCGGCCTGATGGCGCTGGACGTGGGCGGCATGCCGGGCGAATTCCTGGCCATCGAATACGCGCGCGGCGACAAGTTGTACGTGCCGGTCGCACAACTCGGGCTGGTCAGCCGTTACTCGGGCGCGGACGACGAACACGCGCCGCTGCATTCACTCGGCAGCGAAGCGTGGGATCGCGCCAAGCGCAGGGCTGCGGAAAAAGTGCGCGACGCCGCAGCGGAACTGCTGGCGATCCATGCACAACGCGCCGCGAAACAGGGCAACGCGATCGACTACGACCGTGCGATGCTCGCGCGCTTCGCAGAAGGTTTCCGTTTCGAGGAAACGCCCGACCAGCTCACGGCCATCGACGCGGTGCTGGCCGATCTGGCCGCGCCGCAACCGATGGACCGCGTGGTCTGCGGCGACGTCGGTTTCGGCAAGACCGAAGTCGCGCTGCGTGCGGCGGTCGCGACCGCCAGCGCCGGCAAGCAGGTCGCGGTGCTGGTGCCGACCACCCTGCTCGCGCAGCAGCATTACGACAACTTCACCGATCGGCTAGCGGATTTCCCGATCAAGGTCGAACTGCTGTCGCGTTTCCGCGCGAAGAGCGAAGTCGAAGGTGCATTGAAACGACTCGCCGAAGGCAAGCTCGACATCGTGGTCGGCACCCACAGGCTGCTGCAGCCGGACGTGAAGTTCCGCGACCTCGGCTTGGCGATCGTGGACGAGGAACAACGCTTCGGCGTGCGCCACAAGGAACGCCTGAAGCAACTGCGCGCGGAAGTCGACCTGCTCACGCTCACCGCCACGCCGATCCCGCGCACGCTCAACATGGCGATGAGCGGCATGCGTGATCTTTCGATCATCGCGACGCCGCCCACCGCGCGCATGGCGGTGAAGACGCTGGTCGCGCAGTACGACCCTGCGATGATCCGCGAAGCCTTCCAGCGCGAACTTGGCAGGGGCGGCCAGGTGTATTTCCTGCACAACAGCATCGATACCATCCAGCGCACCGCGCGCGAACTGGCGGAGCTGGTGCCCGACGCGCGCATCCGCGTCGCGCACGGGCAGATGGGCGCGCACGAACTGGAAAGCGTGATGCTGGATTTCCACCGCCAGCGTTTCAACGTGCTGGTGTGCACGACCATCATCGAATCCGGCATCGACGTGCCGACCGCCAACACCATCGTGATCGATCGCGCCGACCGCTTCGGTTTGGCGCAGTTGCATCAGTTGCGCGGACGCGTGGGCCGCTCGCACCACCGCGCGTATGCGTACCTGATCGTGCCTGACAAGAAAGCCATGACGGCCGATGCGGAGAAGCGCCTGATGGCGCTGGAATCGCTGGAAGAACTGGGCGCGGGTTTCACGCTGGCGACGCACGACATGGAAATCCGCGGTGCGGGCGAATTGCTGGGCGAAGCGCAATCTGGCCAGATCGAGGCGATCGGCTTCGCGCTGTACAGCGAGCTGCTGGAACGCGCGGTGCACGCGCTGCGTTCGGGCAAGGTGCCGGATTTCGATCTCGGCGGCGACAGCGGCACCGAGGTCGAACTGCACATGCCCGCGTTGATTTCGGACGATTACCTGCCCGACGTCCATACGCGTCTCACTTTGTACAAGCGCATCGCCGGCGCGCGCGACGACGAGGCGCTGCGCGACATGCAGGTGGAGATGATCGATCGCTTCGGCCTGTTGCCGCAGGTGACGAAAAACCTGTTCGCGATCGCTGCGCTGAAATTGCGTGCCGCCGCGCTTGGCATCCGCAAGCTCGATCTCGGCGCTGCGGGCGGACGCATCGTGTTCCACGAAAAGCCCGAGGTCGATCCGGCCACCATCATCCGGCTGATCCAGACGCGCCCGCGCATCTACAAGCTGGATGGGCAGGACAAGCTGCGCATCACGCTTGAACTGCCGGAGCCCGCGGACCGTCTGCGTGCGGCGGGTGAATTGCTGGAAACGCTGTCGGTGAAAACCAAAGCCGCGTGA
- a CDS encoding Slp family lipoprotein yields MRASHRSALRILLAVTLPAAIAACAPAPIYKTGPSSVNATPQQVATSPANFRNLQVVWGGSVISVHNLTDHSEIEVLAYPLDSSQRPRLKEPATGRFIAVVPGFVEPMNYPPGSLITLHGTLDGARSGEVGRAGYTYALVNSDAMHRWTPEEMRQGHPNVSFGVGVGVGFH; encoded by the coding sequence ATGCGCGCATCGCATCGTTCCGCACTCCGGATTCTGCTTGCCGTGACGCTACCCGCGGCGATCGCCGCGTGCGCGCCCGCGCCCATCTACAAGACCGGCCCGTCCAGCGTCAACGCGACTCCGCAGCAGGTCGCGACCTCGCCCGCGAACTTCCGGAACCTGCAGGTCGTCTGGGGCGGCAGCGTGATCTCGGTGCACAATCTCACCGATCACAGCGAAATCGAAGTGCTTGCCTATCCGCTCGATTCATCGCAGCGGCCGCGCCTGAAGGAACCCGCCACCGGCCGCTTCATCGCAGTCGTGCCGGGATTCGTGGAACCGATGAATTACCCGCCGGGTTCACTGATCACGCTGCACGGCACGCTGGACGGCGCGCGCAGCGGTGAGGTGGGCCGCGCCGGCTATACATACGCGCTGGTCAACAGCGACGCGATGCACCGCTGGACGCCCGAAGAAATGCGCCAGGGGCATCCGAACGTCAGCTTCGGCGTCGGCGTGGGCGTCGGGTTTCATTAG